In one candidate division KSB1 bacterium genomic region, the following are encoded:
- a CDS encoding type II toxin-antitoxin system Phd/YefM family antitoxin, whose protein sequence is MKATVVDLRYKMNDVLKALDRNEKVTVLYHGKVKGIIVPVNRKEQGKIMDHPFFGMLSGENDKTTLDIVNDLREPRYNDI, encoded by the coding sequence ATGAAAGCTACAGTAGTTGATTTGAGATATAAAATGAACGATGTACTGAAAGCGCTTGACCGGAATGAGAAAGTTACTGTTTTATATCATGGCAAAGTCAAAGGAATTATTGTTCCTGTAAACAGAAAAGAACAAGGCAAAATAATGGATCATCCTTTTTTTGGAATGTTATCCGGGGAGAATGATAAAACCACACTGGATATTGTCAATGATTTAAGAGAACCCAGGTACAATGATATTTGA
- a CDS encoding TIGR04255 family protein, with protein sequence MVRSSTDLGALPSYKKPPVNEVYCGLRFQPPDEFYIPHIGSLWEKFRNEYPKIQHVSQIATSKGEILIDEATGVPIPRVWFISKSDDQLIQFQIDRFYFNWRRRENEYPRYSHVIKSFEKVLEIILDFFSEFKFGDLEPIEYELTYINHIPKGQGWDTIDDLPKIFSDLIWKQNKKCFLPNPEKVAWHTEYPFQEQKGHLIVDLKQAIRTEDKVPLFVLEMKTKGIAKSKSKESIREWFDLAHEWIVRGFTDLTTSEIQKIWEREKNA encoded by the coding sequence ATGGTACGTTCAAGTACTGACTTAGGCGCTCTTCCAAGTTATAAAAAGCCTCCTGTTAACGAGGTTTATTGTGGCTTGCGATTTCAACCTCCTGATGAGTTCTACATACCCCATATTGGTTCTCTTTGGGAAAAGTTTCGCAATGAATATCCAAAGATTCAACATGTCTCACAAATAGCTACCAGTAAAGGTGAGATTTTAATTGATGAGGCAACAGGTGTACCGATACCTAGAGTATGGTTTATAAGCAAATCAGACGATCAATTGATTCAATTTCAAATTGATCGGTTTTACTTTAATTGGCGCCGCAGAGAAAACGAATATCCTCGATATAGTCATGTCATCAAAAGTTTCGAGAAGGTTCTGGAAATTATTTTAGATTTTTTTAGCGAATTTAAGTTCGGTGATCTAGAGCCAATCGAATACGAGCTTACCTACATCAACCATATTCCCAAAGGGCAAGGATGGGATACGATTGATGATCTGCCAAAAATCTTTTCAGATTTGATTTGGAAGCAAAACAAGAAGTGCTTTTTACCGAACCCCGAAAAAGTTGCTTGGCATACAGAGTATCCTTTCCAGGAACAAAAGGGACACCTGATTGTTGATCTTAAACAAGCTATACGGACTGAAGATAAAGTTCCTTTGTTTGTTTTGGAAATGAAAACGAAAGGGATCGCTAAATCAAAAAGTAAGGAGTCTATTCGCGAATGGTTCGACTTAGCACATGAATGGATAGTTCGCGGTTTTACAGACCTGACAACTTCTGAAATTCAAAAAATTTGGGAACGTGAAAAAAATGCCTAA
- a CDS encoding N-acyl homoserine lactonase family protein, whose translation MIHNLLTILITLYFLPFTGTDYKIEAIRYATIPQFPLSSLVIGAPGDEKIDIAMVMWLIRSKDRNILFDCGYYREKWNERFTINDYLRPDKAVQLAGLEADEVTDIIISHAHWDHMGGIDLFPNATIWIQKSEFEYYTGAAWQEGGRHGGIDPEDMLTLVRRNTNGKLRLVNGDDVEIFPGIRVFTGARHTYSSQYILVETDPPYVLASDNCYLYRNLETKSPVATFTPEDGVANVEAQARMIALAGSSERVIPGHDFQQFKRFPGKERVAFIK comes from the coding sequence ATGATACACAACCTGCTTACCATTCTTATCACACTCTATTTTTTACCATTTACCGGCACCGACTATAAAATCGAAGCGATTCGATATGCAACGATTCCTCAGTTTCCCTTATCCAGCCTGGTAATCGGTGCGCCTGGAGATGAAAAGATCGACATCGCCATGGTCATGTGGCTCATTCGCAGTAAGGATCGGAATATTCTTTTTGATTGCGGCTACTATCGCGAGAAGTGGAATGAGCGCTTTACCATCAACGATTATCTTCGCCCGGATAAAGCTGTCCAGCTCGCTGGTCTGGAAGCAGATGAGGTTACTGATATAATTATCAGCCATGCACACTGGGATCATATGGGTGGAATCGATCTATTTCCTAATGCCACAATTTGGATTCAAAAATCGGAGTTCGAATACTATACCGGCGCGGCCTGGCAGGAAGGCGGTCGTCACGGCGGTATCGATCCGGAGGATATGTTAACCCTGGTGCGCCGCAATACCAACGGAAAGCTAAGATTGGTTAATGGCGATGATGTGGAAATCTTTCCCGGTATTCGGGTTTTCACCGGTGCGCGCCATACCTATTCATCCCAATATATTTTGGTTGAAACAGATCCGCCTTACGTTTTGGCTTCCGACAACTGCTATCTTTACCGTAACCTGGAAACCAAATCTCCGGTTGCTACATTTACACCCGAAGACGGGGTGGCAAACGTCGAAGCACAAGCTCGTATGATTGCCCTTGCCGGATCATCGGAGCGCGTTATCCCCGGCCACGATTTTCAACAGTTTAAACGATTTCCAGGCAAGGAGCGGGTTGCGTTTATAAAGTGA